A genomic segment from Apium graveolens cultivar Ventura unplaced genomic scaffold, ASM990537v1 ctg4450, whole genome shotgun sequence encodes:
- the LOC141701842 gene encoding protein indeterminate-domain 4, chloroplastic-like: MAAPSSSNSLFYGARSEEDPQNQTKQQQQQQHLSSSITTSSTTPAAATTASQKKKRNLPGTPNPDAEVIALSPKTLMATNRFICEVCNKGFQREQNLQLHRRGHNLPWKLKQKSTKEVKRKVYLCPEPTCVHHDHSRALGDLTGIKKHYSRKHGEKKYKCDKCSKRYAVQSDWKAHSKTCGTREYRCDCGTLFSRRDSFITHRAFCDALAQESARHPPGLNSIGSQMFGNNHININLSQVGNQISSNNMLRLGTPGATAKLEQLIPSSNNMNSPLFAGQQTPHSISSSPFFMSQDHSSQGYHEMQNKPFHHGLMQLPDLQTNANSSNNSLSGANIFNQGFYSTTTPNSLNSSDQNASNNLSSPSYLMPDHPFNNANASGGQGTNLFSGGSNNLGLSSSHYSNNHDSQAPAHMSATALLQKAAQMGSTTSNTSATILKGLGSSTSSMNGANKFARSFSVNSENIENNQLQGLMNTLANSNSSSSIFGGNDQQNNNFGGFSSGMRMEQQQQQHQSVGNYGNMDEAAKMNQNFSLSMGGSDRLTLDFLGVGGGRVRNMSGGYSQREQQQHAAASIGINSLEHQKMNSSQGSHNVFGDSQLQ, from the exons ATGGCGGCCCCTTCTTCATCCAATTCACTGTTCTATGGAGCAAGATCAGAAGAGGATCCTCAAAACCAGACAaaacaacaacagcagcagcaacACCTTTCCAGCTCCATAACTACCTCTTCAACTACCCCAGCAGCAGCAACCACAGCCTCGCAGAAGAAAAAGAGAAATCTTCCCGGAACTCCAA ATCCAGATGCGGAGGTAATAGCATTGTCACCAAAGACACTGATGGCAACAAATAGATTCATTTGTGAGGTATGCAACAAAGGGTTTCAAAGGGAGCAAAACTTACAACTCCACAGAAGAGGACACAACCTTCCTTGGAAGCTAAAACAGAAGTCAACTAAAGAAGTTAAGCGAAAAGTTTATCTATGTCCGGAGCCTACTTGTGTCCATCACGACCATTCAAGGGCACTTGGAGACCTCACCGGAATCAAGAAACACTACTCTCGTAAGCACGGTGAGAAGAAGTACAAGTGTGACAAGTGCTCTAAGAGATATGCCGTGCAATCCGATTGGAAAGCTCATTCCAAAACCTGTGGGACAAGAGAATACAGATGTGACTGTGGCACTCTCTTCTCGAG ACGCGACAGTTTCATTACGCACAGAGCCTTCTGTGACGCTTTGGCTCAAGAAAGTGCAAGGCACCCTCCTGGCCTCAACTCAATTGGTAGCCAAATGTTTGGAAATAATCATATAAATATCAATTTATCTCAAGTTGGTAACCAAATCTCGTCCAACAATATGTTGCGGCTTGGCACTCCTGGAGCTACGGCAAAACTGGAGCAACTCATTCCTTCATCAAACAATATGAATTCTCCATTATTCGCAGGTCAACAAACTCCACACTCCATATCTTCATCTCCTTTTTTTATGTCTCAAGATCATTCAAGTCAAGGATACCATGAAATGCAAAACAAGCCATTTCATCATGGATTGATGCAACTTCCTGACCTTCAAACCAATGCTAATAGCAGCAATAACTCTTTGTCCGGAGCAAATATTTTTAATCAAGGTTTCTATTCTACTACTACACCGAACAGTTTGAACAGTAGTGATCAAAATGCGAGCAACAATTTGTCATCCCCAAGCTACTTGATGCCTGATCATCCTTTCAACAACGCAAATGCTAGTGGAGGCCAAGGAACAAACCTTTTTTCCGGTGGCAGCAATAATCTAGGACTCTCTTCATCTCATTATAGTAACAACCATGATAGTCAAGCTCCTGCGCATATGTCAGCTACTGCATTGCTTCAAAAAGCAGCTCAAATGGGATCGACCACAAGCAACACAAGTGCTACTATTCTAAAGGGTCTTGGAAGCAGCACCTCATCCATGAATGGCGCTAATAAATTCGCGAGAAGCTTTAGCGTAAACAGTGAAAATATTGAAAACAATCAGCTCCAGGGACTAATGAATACACTTGCAAATAGCAACTCCTCATCTTCAATATTTGGTGGAAATGATCAACAGAATAACAACTTTGGAGGATTTAGCAGCGGAATGAGAATggaacagcaacaacaacagcatcAGAGTGTTGGTAATTACGGAAACATGGATGAGGCAGCTAAAATGAATCAGAATTTTTCTTTGAGCATGGGAGGGTCTGATAGATTGACACTTGATTTTCTCGGTGTTGGTGGTGGGAGAGTTCGAAATATGAGCGGTGGATATTCACAGAGAGAACAGCAGCAACATGCAGCAGCCAGCATTGGGATAAATTCTTTGGAACATCAGAAAATGAACTCTTCACAAGGAAGTCATAACGTTTTTGGAGATTCGCAATTGCAGTGA
- the LOC141701840 gene encoding uncharacterized protein LOC141701840, with the protein MNVNLQAHGVWEAVSPKDPKSTKETAKKIWEAIKVTCQGAERVKTAKVQTLKTEFESLFMKESDKIDDFSMKLEGLVTNIRALGEEIDESYVVKKLLRDVPTKFLQIASTIEQFGDLDTMTLEETVGSLKAHEERLEGTTDTGGNQWLFTREQWIEREKDESKLLLTREEWLKRGYKGGGEMSTQRFRGRDGVCSSRDKSKVRCFKCLAYGHYAIECKNPKREKEVK; encoded by the exons ATGAACGTTAACCTGCAAGCCCATGGAGTTTGGGAGGCAGTTTCACCAAAAGATCCGAAATCAACAAAG GAGACAGCCAAGAAGATATGGGAGGCTATCAAGGTGACGTGTCAAGGAGCTGAACGCGTCAAAACTGCTAAAGTGCAGACATTAAAAACTGAGTTCGAGTCACTGTTTATGAAAGAAAGTGACAAAATCGATGATTTCAGCATGAAGCTAGAAGGACTGGTTACGAATATACGAGCATTAGGGGAAGAAATTGATGAAAGCTATGTGGTAAAGAAGCTATTGAGGGATGTGCCTACAAAGTTTCTACAAATTGCATCAACTATCGAGCAATTTGGGGATCTGGACACTATGACATTAGAGGAAACAGTGGGATCGCTAAAAGCTCATGAAGAGCGGCTTGAGGGAACGACTGATACTGGGGGAAATCAATGGTTGTTTACCAGGGAACAATGGATTGAAAGGGAAAAGGATGAATCAAAATTGTTGTTAACAAGGGAGGAATGGTTGAAACGCGGCTACAAAGGCGGTGGTGAGATGAGCACTCAAAGATTTCGAGGAAGGGATGGTGTTTGCAGCAGTCGTGATAAAAGCAAGGTGCGATGTTTTAAATGCCTTGCCTATGGGCACTATGCAATTGAATGTAAAAACCCAAAGAGGGAAAAAGAAGTAAAATAA